Proteins found in one Pelobates fuscus isolate aPelFus1 chromosome 10, aPelFus1.pri, whole genome shotgun sequence genomic segment:
- the GOLGA7B gene encoding golgin subfamily A member 7B isoform X2, giving the protein MMHNLQELRRSASLASKVFIQRDYSDGTMCQFQMKFPPELDSRIEKQLFEETVKTLNTFYIEAEKIGGSSYLEGCLACATAYFIFLCMETHYEKVLKKISKYIQEQNEKIYAPRGLLITDPVERGMRVIEISIYEDRCSSGSSSSGSSSSTSSGGGGGVASRAR; this is encoded by the exons aTGCATAATCTCCAGGAGCTGAGGAGAAGTGCTTCTCTGGCCAGTAAGGTGTTTATACAAAGGGATTATAGCGATGGAACCATGTGCCAATTTCAGATGAAGTTCCCACCAGAACTAGATAGTCGG ATTGAGAAGCAGCTATTTGAGGAGACGGTGAAGACTTTAAACACTTTTTACATAGAAGCGGAGAAGATTGGGGGCAGCTCATACTTGGAGGGCTGCTTAGCTTGTGCCACAGCCTATTTCATTTTTCTGTGCATGGAAACGCATTATGAAAAG GTGTTAAAGAAGATTTCAAAATATATTCAGGAGCAGAATGAGAAGATATATGCTCCCAGAGGCTTATTAATTACTGATCCTGTCGAGCGTGGGATGCGTGTt ATTGAAATTTCGATTTATGAGGACCGATGCAGCAGTGGAAGCAGCAGCAGTGGGAGCTCAAGCAGCACCAGCAGTGGAGGTGGCGGAGGTGTGGCTAGTCGTGCCCGATGA
- the GOLGA7B gene encoding golgin subfamily A member 7B isoform X1 has product MATEMHNLQELRRSASLASKVFIQRDYSDGTMCQFQMKFPPELDSRIEKQLFEETVKTLNTFYIEAEKIGGSSYLEGCLACATAYFIFLCMETHYEKVLKKISKYIQEQNEKIYAPRGLLITDPVERGMRVIEISIYEDRCSSGSSSSGSSSSTSSGGGGGVASRAR; this is encoded by the exons aTGCATAATCTCCAGGAGCTGAGGAGAAGTGCTTCTCTGGCCAGTAAGGTGTTTATACAAAGGGATTATAGCGATGGAACCATGTGCCAATTTCAGATGAAGTTCCCACCAGAACTAGATAGTCGG ATTGAGAAGCAGCTATTTGAGGAGACGGTGAAGACTTTAAACACTTTTTACATAGAAGCGGAGAAGATTGGGGGCAGCTCATACTTGGAGGGCTGCTTAGCTTGTGCCACAGCCTATTTCATTTTTCTGTGCATGGAAACGCATTATGAAAAG GTGTTAAAGAAGATTTCAAAATATATTCAGGAGCAGAATGAGAAGATATATGCTCCCAGAGGCTTATTAATTACTGATCCTGTCGAGCGTGGGATGCGTGTt ATTGAAATTTCGATTTATGAGGACCGATGCAGCAGTGGAAGCAGCAGCAGTGGGAGCTCAAGCAGCACCAGCAGTGGAGGTGGCGGAGGTGTGGCTAGTCGTGCCCGATGA